From Drosophila yakuba strain Tai18E2 chromosome 2L, Prin_Dyak_Tai18E2_2.1, whole genome shotgun sequence, one genomic window encodes:
- the LOC6528812 gene encoding E3 ubiquitin-protein ligase RNF12-B isoform X2, with amino-acid sequence MAETINNKPSIQIRSGLPSPLPDKTPSPATKLLISHGKPNFTIAKSPKIDENGNANPLSAQPSANNNYNAYKSANSSVANNQKFIVGTKFNGVFKPSNVLNANANGNGTSETENEVAKVVLRRPKLADSPPPADGEDENVPEFIRRQRRIQERLAKENVLDFESRRSGYFTHVMISPDSPNRTSFVETMASPAIVPALEIPAPVAEKVEEEEKEKVEVEAQPLVAAVTTSALITEPEPEAIVSNGHGEEPKNSDVAAEEVAKAIEEVNQAVAGEDETEVEATPEPAPEPTPEPVAAERKAEAVVEEPTQAPAPVEAKVEVVEPATPVQNGQKEEKAVPATNGQKEEEAVPATNGQKEEESITISHTNGQSSDGPSIPTPDPSGALGVNYEPKTVVSFSQELGSGENKYPDTVKVVSEVPAESNGELKELTKLKFDIQSDEQNEVQVTPVLRTD; translated from the exons atggccGAGACAATCAACAACAAGCCGAGCATACAGATCCGGAGCGGACTGCCCTCGCCTCTGCCGGACAAGACGCCCTCGCCGGCCACCAAGCTGCTGATCAGCCACGGCAAGCCCAACTTCACCATCGCCAAGTCGCCGAAGATCGACGAGAACGGAAACGCAAACCCACTGTCCGCCCAGCCCAGcgccaacaacaactacaacgcCTACAAGAGCGCCAACAGCAGCGTGGCCAACAACCAGAAGTTCATAGTGGGCACCAAGTTCAACGGAGTCTTCAAGCCCTCGAATGTCCtcaatgcaaatgccaatggcaatggcacCTCGGAGACGGAGAATGAGGTGGCCAAGGTCGTCCTGCGGCGCCCTAAGCTGGCGGACTCACCCCCTCCCGCAGACGGCGAGGACGAGAACGTCCCGGAATTCATCAGGCGCCAGCGACGCATCCAGGAGCGTCTGGCCAAGGAGAACGTGCTGGACTTCGAGAGCCGGCGCAGCGGCTACTTCACGCACGTAATGATCTCGCCGGACTCGCCCAACCGCACCTCGTTCGTGGAGACCATGGCCAGTCCGGCCATAGTGCCCGCCCTCGAGATTCCCGCTCCTGTAGCCGAGAAAgttgaggaggaggagaaggagaaggtggaggtggaggccCAGCCTCTGGTGGCCGCTGTCACCACCTCAGCCCTGATCACTGAACCCGAACCAGAGGCCATTGTAAGCAATGGACACGGTGAGGAGCCAAAGAACTCTGACGTGGCGGCCGAGGAGGTGGCCAAGGCCATTGAGGAGGTTAACCAGGCAGTGGCAGGAGAGGATGAGACGGAGGTAGAAGCCACCCCCGAGCCCGCTCCAGAACCAACTCCAGAGCCGGTGGCAGCCGAACGAAAGGCAGAAGCCGTGGTAGAGGAGCCCACCCAAGCCCCGGCTCCCGTGGAAGCCAAGGTGGAGGTGGTAGAGCCAGCTACCCCCGTGCAAAATGGCCAGAAGGAAGAGAAG GCTGTTCCTGCCACAAATGGCCAGAAGGAAGAGGAGGCTGTTCCTGCCACCAACGGccagaaggaggaggagtcCATCACCATTTCGCACACCAACGGACAGAGCAGCGACGGACCCAGCATACCCACTCCGGATCCCAGTGGCGCTCTGGGAGTGAACTACGAACCCAAGACCGTGGTCAGCTTCTCGCAGGAGCTGGGAAGCGGGGAGAACAAGTATCCCGATACCGTGAAGGTGGTCAGCGAGGTGCCCGCCGAATCCAATGGGGAGCTCAAGGAACTGACCAAACTGAAGTTCGACATCCAGAGCGACGAGCAAAACGAGGTTCAGGTGACGCCCGTGCTGAGGACGGACTAG
- the LOC6528812 gene encoding nucleoporin NUP159 isoform X1, protein MAETINNKPSIQIRSGLPSPLPDKTPSPATKLLISHGKPNFTIAKSPKIDENGNANPLSAQPSANNNYNAYKSANSSVANNQKFIVGTKFNGVFKPSNVLNANANGNGTSETENEVAKVVLRRPKLADSPPPADGEDENVPEFIRRQRRIQERLAKENVLDFESRRSGYFTHVMISPDSPNRTSFVETMASPAIVPALEIPAPVAEKVEEEEKEKVEVEAQPLVAAVTTSALITEPEPEAIVSNGHGEEPKNSDVAAEEVAKAIEEVNQAVAGEDETEVEATPEPAPEPTPEPVAAERKAEAVVEEPTQAPAPVEAKVEVVEPATPVQNGQKEEKAVPATNGQKEEEAVPATNGQKEEEAVPATNGQKEEESITISHTNGQSSDGPSIPTPDPSGALGVNYEPKTVVSFSQELGSGENKYPDTVKVVSEVPAESNGELKELTKLKFDIQSDEQNEVQVTPVLRTD, encoded by the coding sequence atggccGAGACAATCAACAACAAGCCGAGCATACAGATCCGGAGCGGACTGCCCTCGCCTCTGCCGGACAAGACGCCCTCGCCGGCCACCAAGCTGCTGATCAGCCACGGCAAGCCCAACTTCACCATCGCCAAGTCGCCGAAGATCGACGAGAACGGAAACGCAAACCCACTGTCCGCCCAGCCCAGcgccaacaacaactacaacgcCTACAAGAGCGCCAACAGCAGCGTGGCCAACAACCAGAAGTTCATAGTGGGCACCAAGTTCAACGGAGTCTTCAAGCCCTCGAATGTCCtcaatgcaaatgccaatggcaatggcacCTCGGAGACGGAGAATGAGGTGGCCAAGGTCGTCCTGCGGCGCCCTAAGCTGGCGGACTCACCCCCTCCCGCAGACGGCGAGGACGAGAACGTCCCGGAATTCATCAGGCGCCAGCGACGCATCCAGGAGCGTCTGGCCAAGGAGAACGTGCTGGACTTCGAGAGCCGGCGCAGCGGCTACTTCACGCACGTAATGATCTCGCCGGACTCGCCCAACCGCACCTCGTTCGTGGAGACCATGGCCAGTCCGGCCATAGTGCCCGCCCTCGAGATTCCCGCTCCTGTAGCCGAGAAAgttgaggaggaggagaaggagaaggtggaggtggaggccCAGCCTCTGGTGGCCGCTGTCACCACCTCAGCCCTGATCACTGAACCCGAACCAGAGGCCATTGTAAGCAATGGACACGGTGAGGAGCCAAAGAACTCTGACGTGGCGGCCGAGGAGGTGGCCAAGGCCATTGAGGAGGTTAACCAGGCAGTGGCAGGAGAGGATGAGACGGAGGTAGAAGCCACCCCCGAGCCCGCTCCAGAACCAACTCCAGAGCCGGTGGCAGCCGAACGAAAGGCAGAAGCCGTGGTAGAGGAGCCCACCCAAGCCCCGGCTCCCGTGGAAGCCAAGGTGGAGGTGGTAGAGCCAGCTACCCCCGTGCAAAATGGCCAGAAGGAAGAGAAGGCTGTTCCTGCCACAAATGGCCAGAAGGAAGAGGAGGCTGTTCCTGCCACAAATGGCCAGAAGGAAGAGGAGGCTGTTCCTGCCACCAACGGccagaaggaggaggagtcCATCACCATTTCGCACACCAACGGACAGAGCAGCGACGGACCCAGCATACCCACTCCGGATCCCAGTGGCGCTCTGGGAGTGAACTACGAACCCAAGACCGTGGTCAGCTTCTCGCAGGAGCTGGGAAGCGGGGAGAACAAGTATCCCGATACCGTGAAGGTGGTCAGCGAGGTGCCCGCCGAATCCAATGGGGAGCTCAAGGAACTGACCAAACTGAAGTTCGACATCCAGAGCGACGAGCAAAACGAGGTTCAGGTGACGCCCGTGCTGAGGACGGACTAG